One genomic region from Cygnus atratus isolate AKBS03 ecotype Queensland, Australia chromosome 18, CAtr_DNAZoo_HiC_assembly, whole genome shotgun sequence encodes:
- the XYLT2 gene encoding LOW QUALITY PROTEIN: xylosyltransferase 2 (The sequence of the model RefSeq protein was modified relative to this genomic sequence to represent the inferred CDS: deleted 1 base in 1 codon), with the protein MVASGRARKLARRYRLALATALGILLLQGLVLWSSAGLDEEGPAEERQKKARLPENSDGSKDSDSSAGRRGSAGRKHGRWRGRPDSPGVLASKVVRAVTARHKAGRRLPAAPDASSRRNLTEARGDAQLAVFQQGDTGSVEGAPQPTENSFTPKCEITGKDALSALARASSKQCQQEIANVVCLHRAGNLMPLSVPRHCQLSGKVSPVIQWDESRLQQLPPSKPVRIAYMLVVHGRAIRQLKRLIKAVYHQQHFFYIHVDKRSNYLHREAVELARHYPNIRVTPWRMVTIWGGASLLKMYLRSMKDLLELSEWPWDFFINLSATDYPTRTNEELVMFLSKYRDKNFLKSHGRDNARFIKKQGLDRLFHECDSHMWRLGERHIPEGIVVDGGSDWFSLTRSFVEYVVYADDQLVSQLRQFYTYTLLPAESFFHTVLENSHACETLVDNNLRVTNWNRKLGCKCQYKHIVDWCGCSPNDFKPQDFLRLQQLSRPTFFARKFESTVNQEVLEILDTHLYGNYPPNTPALKAYWENVYDRVDGLSGLSDVTLTFYTAFSRLGLRKAASVLAPKEKLCRFEPRGFPSSVHLYFYDDRFQGYLVMQEVQNAATGQAEALEVWMMPQGALKLAGHGGQANRLQNLEVGTEWDPKERLFRNFGGLMGPFDEPVAMQKWSRGPNLTATVVWIDPTYVIATSYDITVDAETEFTQYKPPLNRPLRPGVWTIRLLQFWEPLGESQFLVVPQTFNRKQPLRKDDSNWLHGGPPRNEYMEQSFQGLGGILNLPRSEEAEAAAAGKAQLTGQALDEWADSAISAFWSVADVCVGSSSSCSSLETCSKTSWSSLSPDPKSELGPVKPDGRLR; encoded by the exons ATGGTGGCGAGCGGGCGGGCGCGGAAGCTGGCCCGGCGGTACCGGCTGGCCCTGGCCACGGCCCTCGgcatcctcctgctgcagggcctCGTCCTCTGGAGCTCCGCCGGC CTCGACGAGGAGGGCCCGGCCGAG GAACGGCAGAAGAAAGCCAGGCTGCCCGAGAACAGCGATGGCTCCAAGGACTCGGACAGCTCTGCCGGGCGCCGGGGCAGCGCCGGTCGGAAGCACGGGCGGTGGCGGGGACGGCCGGACAGCCCCGGGGTGCTGGCGTCCAAGGTGGTGAGAGCCGTCACGGCGAGGCACAAAGCGGGACGGCGGCTGCCGGCCGCGCCGGACGCCTCCAGCCGGAGGAACCTGACGGAGGCGCGCGGGGACGCCCAGCTGGCCGTCTTCCAGCAGGGCGACACGGGCAGCGTGGAGGGGGCTCCGCAGCCCACCGAGAACAGCTTCACCCCCAAGTGCGAGATCACGGGCAAAGACGCCCTCTCGGCGCTGGCCCGGGCCAGCAGCAAGCAGTGCCAACAGGAGATCGCCAACGTGGTGTGTCTGCACCGGGCCGGCAACCTCATGCCCCTGTCCGTGCCTCGCCACTGCCAGCTCTCGG gAAAGGTCAGCCCCGTGATCCAGTGGGACGAGAGccggctgcagcagctgccccccagcaAGCCCGTGCGCATCGCCTACATGCTGGTGGTGCACGGCAGGGCCATTCGCCAGCTGAAGCGGCTCATCAAGGCGGTGTACCACCAGCAGCACTTCTTCTACATCCACGTGGACAAG CGCTCCAACTACCTCCACCGTGAGGCGGTGGAGCTGGCCCGGCACTACCCCAACATCCGCGTGACGCCCTGGCGCATGGTGACCATCTGGGGAGGTGCCAGCCTGCTGAAAATGTACCTGCGCAGCATGAAGGACCTGCTGGAGCTCTCCGAGTGGCCCTGGGACTTCTTCATCAACCTGAGTGCCACCGATTACCCCACAAG GACCAACGAGGAGCTGGTGATGTTCCTGTCCAAATACCGAGATAAGAACTTCCTGAAGTCTCACGGCCGAGACAACGCCAG GTTTATCAAGAAGCAGGGCCTGGACCGCCTGTTCCACGAGTGTGACTCCCACATGTGGCGGCTGGGCGAGCGCCACATCCCCGAGGGCATCGTGGTGGATGGGGGCTCTGACTGGTTCTCGCTGACGCGCAGCTTCGTGGAGTACGTGGTGTACGCGGACGACCAGCTGGTGTCCCAGCTGCGGCAGTTCTACACCTACACGCTGCTGCCAGCCGAG TCCTTCTTCCACACGGTCCTGGAGAACAGCCACGCCTGCGAGACGCTGGTGGATAACAACCTGCGGGTGACCAACTGGAACCGTAAGCTGGGCTGTAAGTGCCAATATAAACACATAGTCGACTGGTGCGGGTGCTCCCCAAATGACTTCAAACCCCAGGACTTCCTCCGGCTACAG CAACTCTCCAGACCCACCTTCTTCGCCCGCAAGTTCGAGTCGACGGTGAATCAGGAGGTGCTGGAGATCCTGGACACCCACCTCTACGGCAACTACCCCCCCAACACGCCGGCCCTGAAGGCGTACTGGGAGAACGTCTACGACCGCGTCGACGGGCTCAGCGGCCTCAGCGACGTCACCCTCACCTTCTACACTGCCTTCTCCCGGCTGGGGCTCCGCAAAGCCGCCTCCGTGCTGGCGCCAAAGGAGAAGCTCTGCAG gtTTGAGCCCCGTGGCTTCCCATCCAGCGTGCACTTGTATTTCTACGACGACCGCTTCCAGGGGTACCTGGTGATGCAGGAAGTGCAGAACGCGGCGACTGGGCAGGCAGAGGCCTTGGAGGTGTGGATGATGCCCCAAGGAGCTCTGAAGCTGGCGGGTCACGGAGGGCAGGCAAACCGGTTACAAAACCTCGAG GTGGGCACAGAGTGGGACCCCAAGGAAAGGCTCTTCCGCAATTTTGGAGGCTTGATGGGGCCTTTTGACGAGCCGGTGGCCATGCAGAAGTGGTCGCGGGGCCCCAACCTGACAGCCACGGTGGTGTGGATCGACCCCACGTACGTTATCGCCACCTCCTACGACATCACGGTGGATGCAGAGACGGAGTTCACCCAGTACAAGCCCCCCCTCAACCGGCCCCTGCGCCCCGGTGTCTGGACCATCCGCCTCCTGCAGTTCTGGGAGCCCCTGGGGGAGAGCCAGTTCTTGGTGGTGCCCCAGACCTTCAACCGCAAGCAGCCTCTCAGGAAAG ACGATAGCAACTGGCTGCACGGCGGGCCCCCCCGCAACGAGTACATGGAGCAGAGCTTCCAGGGCCTGGGGGGGATCCTGAACCTGCCGCGCTCGGAGGAGGcagaggcggcggcggcggggaaggCGCAGCTGACGGGCCAGGCGCTGGACGAGTGGGCAGACAGCGCCATCAGCGCCTTCTGGTCCGTGGCAGACGTCTGCGTCggcagctcttcctcctgctcctccctggaGACCTGCAGCAAAACCTCCTGGAGCTCGCTGTCCCCGGACCCCAAATCAGAACTGGGGCCCGTCAAACCTGACGGGCGGCTGAGGTAG
- the MRPL27 gene encoding 39S ribosomal protein L27, mitochondrial — translation MAALGRLFLSVPQTSLVAVRCASKKSGGSSKNLGGRSPGKRYGVKKVEGAFVHAGNILATQRLIRWHPGAYVGMGRNKTLYALEDGIVRYTKEVYVPPPRSSESREVICRLPKGAILYKTFISVIPTAEVGSFKLVTML, via the exons TTCTGAGCGTTCCGCAAACAAGCCTGGTTGCTGTCAGATGTGCTTCTAAGAAATCTGGGGGCAGCTCAAAAAATCTGGGTGGCCGCAGCCCTGGGAAGCGCTATGGAGTCAAGAAAGTAGAAG GTGCGTTTGTGCACGCAGGCAACATTTTGGCTACGCAGCGATTGATACGCTGGCATCCAGGGGCTTAT GTGGGGATGGGCCGTAACAAGACGCTCTACGCCCTGGAGGATGGGATCGTGAGATACACCAAGGAGGTGTACGTACCTCCACCCCGCAGCAGCgagagcagggaggtgatctgTCGTCTACCCAAAGGCGCAATTCTTTATAAAACCTTCATCAGTGTTATCCCCACCGCAGAAGTGGGGAGCTTTAAGCTGGTCACCATGCTCTGA